The following are from one region of the Pseudomonas putida genome:
- a CDS encoding FAD-dependent oxidoreductase: MPSAISTDVLIVGAGVAGLWLNARLRRLGYSTVLVERASLGGEQTIKSQGIIHGGTKYALHGALTGASEAIADMPRRWREALSGSGELDLTSTRLLSDAHYLWSPGTLAGNLTSFFASKAVRGRVDQVKGEQLPPALQDRAFKGKVYRLAELVVDVPSLLANLAQLAGDSLLAGERIAPLRMGEELVGLRVDGRDIRAQRIVLSAGAGTEELLHALGLNQPAMQTRPLHMVMAKGANLKPLYAHCLGGGPKPRVTVTTHPAADGQWVWYLGGDLAEADGVAREPAAQIAAAQKEIASLLPWVDQSQVRWATLRVDRAEPAQSGLVRPDNAFLADQQRLLVGWPTKLALAPDFSDRVISHLERDSIRPQAQADLVDLPRPPLGVPAWEQLLS, translated from the coding sequence ATGCCATCTGCCATTTCCACTGACGTGCTGATCGTCGGCGCCGGGGTCGCAGGCCTCTGGCTCAATGCCCGGCTGCGCCGCCTGGGCTATTCGACGGTACTGGTGGAACGCGCCAGCCTTGGCGGCGAGCAGACCATCAAGTCCCAGGGCATTATCCATGGCGGCACCAAGTATGCCCTGCACGGCGCCCTCACCGGCGCTTCGGAAGCCATCGCCGACATGCCGCGTCGCTGGCGCGAAGCGCTAAGTGGCAGCGGCGAGCTGGACCTTACCAGCACCCGCCTGCTGTCCGACGCCCATTACCTGTGGTCGCCAGGCACCCTGGCCGGCAACCTCACCAGTTTCTTCGCCAGCAAGGCCGTGCGCGGCCGGGTCGACCAGGTAAAGGGCGAGCAACTGCCACCTGCGCTCCAGGACCGCGCCTTCAAGGGCAAGGTCTATCGCCTGGCCGAACTGGTCGTGGACGTGCCCAGCCTGCTGGCCAACCTGGCCCAGCTGGCGGGTGACAGCCTGCTCGCCGGCGAGCGCATCGCGCCACTGCGCATGGGCGAAGAGCTGGTCGGCCTGCGCGTGGACGGGCGCGACATCCGCGCCCAGCGCATCGTGCTCAGTGCCGGCGCCGGTACCGAAGAGCTGCTGCATGCCCTGGGCCTGAACCAGCCGGCCATGCAGACACGCCCACTGCACATGGTCATGGCCAAAGGTGCCAACCTGAAACCGCTGTACGCCCATTGCCTGGGCGGCGGGCCGAAGCCACGGGTGACGGTGACCACCCACCCGGCCGCCGACGGCCAGTGGGTCTGGTACCTGGGCGGTGACCTGGCCGAAGCCGATGGCGTTGCCCGCGAGCCGGCTGCGCAAATCGCCGCGGCACAGAAAGAAATCGCCAGCCTGCTGCCATGGGTGGACCAGAGCCAGGTGCGCTGGGCGACCCTGCGGGTCGACCGGGCGGAACCGGCGCAATCGGGCCTGGTACGCCCGGACAACGCCTTCCTCGCCGACCAGCAACGCCTGCTGGTGGGCTGGCCAACCAAGCTGGCCCTGGCACCGGACTTCAGTGACCGGGTCATCAGCCACCTGGAGCGTGACAGCATCCGTCCGCAGGCGCAGGCCGACCTGGTCGACCTGCCACGCCCGCCGCTGGGTGTGCCGGCCTGGGAGCAACTGCTGTCATGA
- the thiC gene encoding phosphomethylpyrimidine synthase ThiC, whose protein sequence is MTKQEKAINLSESAQVDQQSVQPFPRSRKVYVEGSRPDIRVPMREISLDDTPTDFGGEANAPVLVYDTSGPYTDPNVVIDVRKGLADVRSAWIEARGDTERLAGLSSDFGQQRLNDAELAKLRFAHVRNPRRAKAGANVSQMHYARQGIITAEMEYVAIRENMKLQEARAAGLLDEQHAGHSFGANIPKEITPEFVRQEIARGRAIIPANINHPEVEPMIIGRNFLVKINGNIGNSALGSSIEEEVAKLTWGIRWGSDTVMDLSTGKHIHETREWIIRNSPVPIGTVPIYQALEKVNGVAEDLTWELFRDTLIEQAEQGVDYFTIHAGVLLRYVPLTAKRVTGIVSRGGSIMAKWCLAHHKENFLYTHFEEICEIMKAYDVSFSLGDGLRPGSIADANDAAQFGELETLGELTKIAWKHDVQCMIEGPGHVPMQLIKENMDKQLECCDEAPFYTLGPLTTDIAPGYDHITSGIGAAMIGWFGCAMLCYVTPKEHLGLPNKDDVKTGIITYKIAAHAADLAKGHPGAQIRDNALSKARFEFRWEDQFNLGLDPDTARAYHDETLPKESAKVAHFCSMCGPKFCSMKITQEVREYAAKIETVDVTVEQGMREQAERFRQEGSQLYHKV, encoded by the coding sequence ATGACCAAACAAGAAAAAGCGATCAACCTCAGCGAATCGGCACAAGTCGATCAGCAGTCCGTGCAACCGTTCCCGCGTTCACGCAAGGTCTATGTCGAAGGCTCGCGCCCGGACATCCGCGTGCCCATGCGTGAAATCAGCCTGGACGACACCCCGACCGATTTCGGTGGCGAGGCCAATGCCCCGGTGCTGGTCTACGATACCTCCGGCCCGTACACCGACCCCAACGTCGTCATCGACGTACGCAAGGGCCTGGCCGATGTGCGTTCGGCCTGGATCGAGGCGCGCGGTGACACCGAGCGCCTGGCCGGCCTGAGCTCCGATTTCGGCCAGCAGCGCCTGAACGATGCGGAACTCGCCAAGCTGCGTTTCGCCCATGTGCGCAACCCGCGCCGTGCCAAGGCGGGCGCCAACGTCTCGCAGATGCACTATGCCCGCCAGGGCATCATCACCGCCGAGATGGAGTACGTGGCCATCCGCGAAAACATGAAGCTGCAGGAGGCACGCGCCGCCGGCCTGCTCGACGAGCAGCACGCCGGCCACAGTTTCGGGGCCAACATCCCGAAAGAGATCACCCCCGAGTTCGTTCGCCAGGAAATCGCCCGTGGCCGCGCGATCATCCCGGCCAACATCAACCACCCGGAAGTGGAGCCGATGATCATCGGCCGCAACTTCCTGGTGAAGATCAACGGCAATATCGGCAACAGCGCCCTGGGTTCCTCGATCGAGGAAGAAGTGGCCAAGCTGACCTGGGGCATCCGCTGGGGTTCGGACACGGTCATGGACCTGTCCACCGGCAAGCACATTCACGAAACCCGCGAGTGGATCATCCGCAACTCGCCGGTACCGATCGGCACCGTGCCGATCTACCAGGCCCTGGAAAAGGTCAACGGCGTGGCCGAAGACCTGACCTGGGAGCTGTTCCGCGACACCTTGATCGAGCAGGCCGAGCAGGGCGTGGACTATTTCACCATCCACGCCGGTGTACTGCTGCGCTATGTGCCGCTGACCGCCAAGCGCGTCACCGGTATCGTCAGCCGCGGTGGCTCGATCATGGCCAAGTGGTGCCTGGCGCATCACAAGGAAAACTTCCTGTACACCCACTTCGAAGAAATCTGCGAAATCATGAAGGCCTACGACGTCAGCTTCTCGCTGGGCGACGGCCTGCGCCCCGGCTCTATTGCCGACGCCAACGATGCCGCGCAGTTCGGTGAACTGGAGACCCTCGGCGAGCTGACCAAGATCGCCTGGAAGCACGACGTGCAGTGCATGATCGAAGGCCCCGGCCACGTGCCGATGCAACTGATCAAGGAGAACATGGACAAGCAGCTGGAATGCTGCGACGAGGCGCCGTTCTACACCCTCGGCCCGCTGACCACTGACATCGCCCCTGGCTACGACCACATCACCTCGGGCATTGGCGCGGCGATGATCGGCTGGTTCGGTTGCGCCATGCTCTGCTACGTCACACCCAAGGAACACCTGGGCCTGCCGAACAAGGATGACGTGAAGACCGGCATCATCACCTACAAGATCGCTGCTCACGCTGCCGACCTTGCCAAGGGTCACCCGGGCGCGCAGATTCGTGACAACGCCTTGTCCAAGGCGCGCTTCGAGTTCCGTTGGGAAGACCAGTTCAATCTCGGCCTGGACCCGGACACCGCCCGCGCCTACCACGATGAGACCCTGCCGAAGGAATCGGCGAAGGTCGCGCACTTCTGCTCGATGTGCGGGCCGAAGTTCTGCTCGATGAAGATCACCCAGGAAGTACGTGAGTACGCCGCCAAGATCGAAACCGTGGATGTGACGGTCGAGCAAGGCATGCGCGAGCAGGCCGAGCGGTTCCGCCAGGAAGGCAGTCAGCTGTACCACAAAGTCTAA
- a CDS encoding metal ABC transporter ATPase: protein MARTLIRKNPSNFKTLPLHVEATPEGLTYQSIGMPLNFAQTQQRRKAIQLADVQRFVVELANLGVSVRLTLHWQNRDYWVLVRQRRQDRGDVVLKLISGYVPAQELNLPLHTAVQEVAEECLLETPEGWLGGRFNDTWLPVPYAAALHYRETPHFVLTPESGAARPVHCGKLMLLERPRAYVHLPTASLQLIYDMRLQVPRDAKKLSLFHVDERLEGDQLVARLNRKRPDLYLMPLKDGQPLAELYTVRKDELVPASTRGLYLAESFARQEGWVVTDERVRWKDWVKQQGLVESKPVRASHLQRFGDKARALLERARTSLNK from the coding sequence GTGGCGCGAACGCTGATCCGCAAGAACCCGAGCAACTTCAAGACACTGCCGCTGCATGTCGAGGCCACGCCCGAAGGGCTGACCTACCAGAGCATCGGCATGCCGCTGAACTTTGCCCAGACCCAACAGCGGCGCAAGGCCATCCAGTTGGCCGATGTGCAACGTTTCGTGGTCGAACTGGCCAACCTGGGCGTGTCGGTACGGCTGACCCTGCATTGGCAGAACCGCGATTACTGGGTGCTGGTGCGTCAGCGCCGGCAAGACCGTGGCGATGTGGTGCTGAAACTGATTTCCGGCTATGTGCCGGCGCAGGAGCTGAACCTGCCGTTGCATACAGCCGTGCAGGAAGTGGCCGAGGAATGCCTGCTGGAAACCCCGGAAGGCTGGCTGGGCGGGCGCTTCAACGACACCTGGCTACCCGTACCCTACGCTGCCGCCCTGCACTACCGCGAAACACCGCACTTCGTGCTGACCCCGGAGTCCGGTGCCGCACGCCCGGTGCACTGCGGCAAGCTGATGCTGCTGGAACGGCCACGGGCGTATGTGCACTTGCCCACCGCCTCGCTGCAACTGATCTATGACATGCGCCTGCAGGTACCCCGGGACGCCAAGAAGCTCAGCCTGTTCCACGTTGATGAGCGGCTGGAGGGCGACCAACTGGTGGCGCGGCTCAACCGCAAGCGGCCAGACCTGTACCTGATGCCATTGAAGGACGGCCAGCCACTGGCTGAACTGTATACCGTGAGGAAGGATGAATTGGTGCCGGCGAGCACGCGCGGGCTGTACCTGGCCGAGAGTTTTGCACGGCAGGAGGGTTGGGTGGTCACGGACGAGCGGGTGCGCTGGAAGGATTGGGTGAAACAGCAGGGGTTGGTGGAGAGCAAGCCGGTGCGGGCATCGCACCTGCAGCGGTTTGGCGACAAGGCGCGAGCGCTGCTGGAACGGGCGCGTACCTCCCTGAACAAATGA
- a CDS encoding TolC family outer membrane protein, with product MLRKLSLAIAVSCASNGVVWAADVPQTVKTDLVSVYQEAVDNNADLAAARADYGARREVVPQARAGLLPNLSAGAEMLNTRTKLDEPSATSNRSGNTWSATLAQPIFRADRWFQLQAAEAVNEQAALELSATEQNLILQTAQNYFAVLRAQDNLAATKAEEAAFKRQLDQSNERFDVGLSDKTDVLQSQASYDTARANRIIAERQVQDAFEALVTLTNREYTSIQGVVHTLPVQVPTPNDAKAWVETAGRQNLNLLATNHAVTAAEETLRQRKAGHAPTLDAVAKYQKGDNDNFGFTNPAPAPVTRYSGDVEQTSIGLQLNIPIYSGGLTSSQVREAYQRLSQSEQQRESLRRQVVENTRNLHRAVNTDVEQVQARKQSIISNQSALEATEIGYQVGTRNIVDVLDAQRQLYTSVRDYNNSRYDYILDNLSLKQAAGTLSPQDLQDLKRYLKPDYNPDKDFLPPDLAAAAAKNFERRP from the coding sequence ATGCTGCGCAAACTTTCACTGGCGATAGCCGTGTCTTGTGCGTCCAACGGAGTGGTCTGGGCAGCGGACGTGCCTCAAACAGTCAAGACCGACCTGGTCAGCGTCTACCAGGAAGCGGTCGACAACAACGCTGACCTGGCGGCGGCCCGCGCCGATTACGGCGCCCGCCGCGAAGTGGTGCCACAGGCCCGCGCCGGGTTGCTGCCCAACCTTTCGGCAGGTGCCGAAATGCTGAACACCCGCACCAAGCTGGACGAACCATCGGCCACCAGCAACCGCAGCGGTAATACCTGGAGCGCGACCCTGGCGCAGCCGATCTTCCGCGCTGACCGCTGGTTCCAGTTGCAGGCGGCCGAAGCGGTCAACGAACAGGCGGCGCTGGAGCTGTCGGCGACCGAACAGAACCTGATCCTGCAAACTGCACAGAATTACTTCGCCGTGCTGCGTGCCCAGGACAACCTGGCCGCGACCAAGGCTGAAGAAGCTGCCTTCAAACGCCAGCTGGATCAGTCCAACGAACGCTTCGACGTCGGCCTCTCCGACAAGACCGATGTGCTGCAATCCCAGGCCAGCTACGACACGGCGCGGGCCAACCGGATCATTGCCGAGCGCCAGGTACAGGATGCCTTCGAGGCCCTGGTGACCCTGACCAACCGGGAATACACATCGATTCAAGGCGTGGTCCATACCCTGCCGGTGCAGGTCCCTACGCCCAACGACGCCAAGGCCTGGGTCGAAACCGCCGGGCGCCAGAACCTCAACCTGCTGGCCACCAACCACGCGGTCACCGCTGCCGAGGAAACCCTGCGCCAGCGCAAGGCCGGCCACGCGCCGACCCTGGACGCAGTTGCCAAGTATCAGAAGGGTGACAACGACAATTTCGGTTTCACCAACCCCGCACCGGCCCCCGTTACGCGCTATAGCGGCGATGTCGAGCAGACCAGCATCGGCTTGCAGCTGAACATCCCGATCTACAGCGGTGGCCTGACCAGCTCGCAAGTGCGCGAGGCCTATCAGCGCCTGAGCCAGAGCGAGCAGCAGCGTGAAAGCCTGCGACGCCAGGTGGTGGAGAACACCCGCAACCTGCACCGCGCGGTGAATACCGATGTGGAACAGGTGCAGGCGCGCAAGCAGTCGATCATCTCCAACCAGAGCGCGCTGGAAGCCACCGAAATCGGCTACCAGGTGGGTACCCGCAATATCGTTGACGTGCTTGATGCCCAGCGCCAGCTGTACACCTCGGTGCGCGACTACAACAACAGCCGCTATGACTACATCCTCGACAACCTGAGCCTGAAGCAGGCGGCCGGCACCTTGAGCCCGCAGGACCTGCAGGACCTCAAGCGGTACCTGAAACCGGACTACAACCCGGACAAGGACTTCCTGCCGCCGGACCTGGCAGCAGCGGCAGCGAAGAACTTCGAGCGCCGCCCTTGA
- a CDS encoding LysR family transcriptional regulator, translating into MAEQWNLEQLRTFLRVAELRSFSAVAREQRKAQSAISSAIALLETDLGVTLFERSSGRQPKLTENGSALLEDARELLRQCERLDGRALALMRGQEALLRVAQDEAMPYQPVIDSLDELASRYPFLEVQLASGAQGDVARKLVERRADLGLFFHHESIPASLERRALGSVEMVTVCAVGHPLAGEGRVTRQQLARHRQLLITPQQSGYPGGEAISPQVWRADSFYAMAELLMRGLGWAWLPRHVVQYPTYQAHMVELDSEWRPPALVVELAWRRDEPLGPAAQWLAERFAVHLRAIG; encoded by the coding sequence ATGGCCGAGCAGTGGAACCTTGAACAGCTACGTACCTTCCTGCGCGTTGCAGAACTGCGCTCGTTCTCTGCCGTGGCCCGTGAGCAGCGCAAGGCCCAGTCGGCGATCAGCAGCGCGATCGCCCTGCTCGAAACCGACCTCGGTGTCACCTTGTTCGAGCGCAGCAGTGGCCGGCAACCCAAGCTGACCGAAAACGGCAGCGCCCTGCTGGAAGATGCCCGCGAACTGTTGCGCCAGTGCGAACGCCTGGATGGCCGTGCATTGGCGCTGATGCGCGGGCAGGAGGCCTTGCTGCGAGTCGCCCAGGACGAAGCCATGCCCTATCAGCCGGTCATCGACAGCCTCGACGAACTGGCCAGCCGCTACCCGTTCCTGGAGGTGCAACTGGCCAGCGGCGCCCAAGGCGATGTGGCGCGCAAGCTGGTGGAGCGGCGCGCCGATCTTGGCCTGTTCTTCCACCACGAAAGCATCCCGGCATCGCTGGAGCGGCGCGCCCTGGGCAGCGTGGAAATGGTCACGGTGTGCGCGGTTGGCCACCCGCTCGCGGGCGAAGGCCGGGTCACCCGCCAGCAACTGGCGCGCCATCGACAACTGCTGATTACCCCGCAGCAAAGCGGCTATCCCGGCGGCGAGGCGATCAGCCCGCAGGTGTGGCGCGCCGACAGCTTCTACGCCATGGCAGAACTGCTGATGCGCGGCCTGGGCTGGGCCTGGCTGCCGCGGCACGTGGTGCAATACCCGACTTACCAGGCGCACATGGTCGAACTGGACAGCGAGTGGCGGCCACCGGCCTTGGTGGTGGAACTGGCCTGGCGCCGCGACGAGCCACTGGGGCCGGCTGCGCAGTGGCTGGCCGAGCGCTTTGCGGTGCACCTGCGCGCGATCGGGTAA
- a CDS encoding toluene tolerance protein, with product MQCSRLPQVDFDQLTQGAQVLEADSHGAKVYLLADGNFLKVFRRKRLISSALLRPYSQRFVDNAARLAQLGIPTLNVISQHKLDVPGRTAVLYRPLPGRTLLQMSREEGFSWDTYLPRLIELIRQLHRSGVYFRSLHLGNVVVTPDQQLGLIDVADMRFLRPPLSARMIRRNVQHMVRYIERENLGDRFPLAAFEAALLAR from the coding sequence ATGCAATGCTCCCGGCTACCCCAGGTCGACTTCGATCAGCTGACACAAGGTGCACAGGTGCTTGAGGCAGACAGCCATGGTGCCAAAGTCTACCTGCTCGCGGATGGTAATTTCCTTAAGGTTTTCCGTAGGAAAAGACTGATTTCATCTGCACTGCTGCGTCCGTACTCGCAGCGCTTCGTCGACAATGCCGCGCGCCTTGCGCAACTGGGCATCCCGACCCTGAACGTGATCAGCCAGCACAAGCTCGATGTGCCAGGCCGCACCGCCGTACTGTACCGCCCGCTGCCGGGGCGCACCTTGCTGCAGATGTCGCGCGAAGAGGGTTTCAGCTGGGACACCTACCTGCCGCGCCTCATCGAGCTGATCCGCCAGCTGCACCGCAGTGGCGTGTACTTCCGCTCGCTGCACCTGGGCAATGTGGTGGTCACCCCCGACCAGCAGCTGGGCCTGATTGACGTGGCCGACATGCGCTTCCTGCGCCCGCCGCTGTCGGCGCGCATGATCCGGCGCAATGTGCAGCACATGGTGCGTTATATCGAACGGGAGAACCTGGGCGACCGATTCCCCCTGGCTGCCTTCGAGGCCGCCCTGCTGGCACGCTGA
- a CDS encoding O-antigen ligase family protein, producing the protein MLYEKNWARAWLGFGLVWFLAAIALAPSNKVYQQGLVLFLWLPTLVMAWSARHVIMQAWRRQPALWVSVLLLLAWSGLSLFWSAAQEPGREAKRLLYILVFLLAFPLLAQLGLARIRQLLLAGSVLLAVAALVSIIHFYGVLGMPLVARLQGIGEISHPILGAYVIGAAVLFLLYEPPRQRGLQLLWLAALACLGVFAMLSQSRGAVLALVLTVIMAPLWFRDRHSRVFAMLAAIATGLAFYLVYDLIAQRGSSYRPEIFHAVVDMIAAHPWTGLGLGTAYDVSAVGKHFDHTHNMFTHIAVEMGLPGMLLWVMVWLYTLGEIIRARGTLFGKILLGFWVYSTLAMQFDAASLTGTPRAEWFISWLPVGLAMLLPWGRAEDGACGKISGST; encoded by the coding sequence ATGTTGTATGAAAAAAACTGGGCGCGAGCCTGGTTGGGGTTTGGTCTGGTCTGGTTCCTGGCAGCGATTGCCCTGGCACCGAGCAACAAGGTCTATCAACAGGGCCTTGTGCTGTTCCTGTGGCTGCCGACGCTGGTAATGGCGTGGTCCGCGAGGCACGTCATCATGCAAGCCTGGCGGCGTCAGCCGGCCTTGTGGGTGAGTGTACTGCTGCTGTTGGCATGGAGCGGGCTCAGCCTGTTCTGGTCGGCCGCGCAAGAGCCGGGGCGCGAGGCCAAGCGCCTGCTCTACATCCTGGTGTTCCTGCTGGCGTTCCCGCTGCTGGCCCAGCTTGGCCTGGCCCGCATTCGTCAACTGCTGCTGGCCGGTAGCGTCTTGCTGGCCGTTGCCGCGCTGGTCTCGATCATCCATTTCTACGGCGTGCTGGGCATGCCGTTGGTCGCCCGCCTGCAGGGCATCGGCGAGATATCTCACCCGATCCTGGGCGCCTACGTCATCGGTGCAGCCGTGCTCTTCCTGCTTTACGAGCCGCCTCGGCAACGTGGCCTGCAGTTGTTGTGGCTGGCAGCGCTGGCGTGCCTGGGGGTGTTTGCCATGCTCAGCCAGAGCCGTGGCGCGGTCCTGGCCCTGGTGCTCACGGTGATCATGGCGCCGCTGTGGTTCCGCGACCGCCACAGCCGGGTGTTCGCCATGCTGGCGGCGATTGCCACCGGCCTGGCCTTCTATCTCGTGTACGACCTGATCGCCCAGCGCGGTTCGTCCTACCGGCCGGAAATCTTCCATGCCGTGGTCGACATGATCGCCGCGCATCCCTGGACCGGGCTTGGCCTGGGGACTGCATACGACGTGAGTGCAGTGGGCAAGCACTTCGACCATACCCACAACATGTTCACCCACATAGCAGTGGAGATGGGCCTTCCGGGCATGCTGCTGTGGGTCATGGTGTGGCTGTACACCCTGGGCGAAATCATCCGCGCACGCGGCACGCTGTTCGGCAAGATCCTGCTCGGCTTCTGGGTGTACTCGACCCTGGCCATGCAGTTCGATGCCGCCAGCCTCACCGGTACGCCACGTGCCGAATGGTTCATCAGCTGGCTGCCGGTCGGCCTGGCCATGTTGCTGCCATGGGGACGTGCCGAAGATGGCGCCTGTGGTAAAATTTCCGGTTCAACCTGA
- the waaA gene encoding lipid IV(A) 3-deoxy-D-manno-octulosonic acid transferase translates to MNRTLYTLLFHLGLPLVALRLYLRARKAAAYGHRIGERFAFKLPAMRQGGIWVHAVSVGESIAAAPMVRALLKAYPELPITLTCMTPTGSERIRAMFADEPRVQHCYLPYDLPWAAGRFLDHVQPKLGIIMETELWPNHIHQCAKRGIPVALANARLSERSARGYGRFARLTRPMLAEMSLIAVQTETEARRFLDLGARPECVRVTGSIKFDLKIDEQLLPRARALRAQWGAEQRPVWIAASTHEGEDALILQAHRQLLQVHGDALLILVPRHPERFAAVHALCSEQFVSVRRSAGTPVDAQTQVLVGDTMGELLFLYALADIAFVGGSLVATGGHNPLEPAALALPVLMGPHVFNFLEISAMLREAGALQQVENVDGLAEAVRRLVELPQDAQRMGEAGRAVMRANQGALQRLLDGLGALIR, encoded by the coding sequence ATGAACAGAACTCTCTATACCTTGCTGTTTCACCTGGGCCTGCCGCTGGTTGCGCTGCGCCTGTACCTGCGCGCGCGCAAGGCGGCGGCCTATGGCCATCGCATCGGCGAGCGCTTTGCCTTCAAGCTGCCGGCCATGCGCCAAGGCGGCATCTGGGTACACGCGGTGTCGGTGGGCGAGAGCATTGCAGCGGCACCGATGGTGCGTGCCTTGCTCAAGGCCTACCCGGAGTTGCCGATTACGCTTACCTGCATGACTCCGACCGGGTCCGAGCGTATTCGCGCCATGTTCGCCGACGAACCACGTGTGCAGCATTGCTATTTGCCCTACGACCTGCCGTGGGCGGCGGGGCGTTTTCTTGATCATGTGCAGCCGAAGCTGGGCATCATCATGGAAACCGAACTGTGGCCCAACCACATTCACCAGTGTGCGAAACGCGGCATTCCGGTAGCGCTGGCCAATGCCCGCTTGTCCGAGCGCTCGGCCCGTGGCTATGGGCGCTTTGCCAGGTTGACCCGGCCGATGCTGGCCGAGATGAGCCTGATTGCCGTGCAGACCGAAACCGAGGCCCGACGCTTCCTTGACCTGGGCGCTCGCCCTGAGTGCGTACGGGTCACCGGTTCGATCAAGTTCGACCTGAAGATCGACGAGCAACTGCTGCCGCGTGCCAGGGCACTGCGTGCGCAGTGGGGGGCTGAGCAGCGCCCGGTGTGGATTGCGGCCAGTACCCATGAAGGCGAGGATGCGCTGATCCTGCAGGCGCACCGGCAGTTGCTGCAGGTGCATGGTGATGCCTTGCTGATCCTGGTGCCGCGCCACCCCGAGCGGTTTGCCGCGGTGCATGCGCTGTGCAGCGAACAATTCGTCAGCGTGCGTCGCTCGGCCGGTACCCCGGTCGATGCGCAGACGCAGGTATTGGTCGGCGACACCATGGGTGAGTTGCTGTTCCTTTACGCGCTGGCTGATATTGCCTTCGTTGGTGGCAGCCTGGTGGCAACCGGTGGGCACAATCCGCTGGAGCCGGCAGCGTTGGCATTGCCTGTGCTGATGGGGCCGCATGTGTTCAACTTCCTCGAAATCAGCGCGATGCTGCGCGAGGCGGGGGCCTTGCAGCAGGTGGAGAATGTCGACGGGCTGGCCGAGGCAGTGCGGCGGCTGGTCGAACTGCCGCAGGATGCGCAGCGCATGGGCGAGGCGGGCAGGGCGGTGATGCGGGCCAATCAAGGGGCTTTGCAGCGCTTGCTTGATGGGCTGGGTGCGCTTATCCGCTGA
- a CDS encoding multidrug efflux SMR transporter: MNAYTYLAIAICAEVIATASMKAVKGLSTPLPLLLMVVGYGIAFWMLTLVVRSIPVGIAYAIWSGLGIVLISVAALVIYGQKLDVPAMLGMAMIVGGVVVIQLFSKTAGH, encoded by the coding sequence ATGAATGCCTACACCTACCTCGCCATTGCCATCTGCGCCGAAGTCATTGCCACCGCATCCATGAAAGCGGTGAAAGGCCTGAGCACGCCACTGCCGCTGCTGCTGATGGTGGTGGGCTATGGCATCGCGTTCTGGATGCTGACCCTGGTGGTGCGCAGCATTCCGGTGGGGATCGCCTATGCCATCTGGTCGGGGTTGGGGATTGTGCTGATCAGTGTCGCGGCGCTGGTGATCTATGGGCAGAAACTGGATGTGCCGGCGATGCTGGGCATGGCGATGATTGTGGGTGGGGTGGTGGTGATTCAGCTGTTTTCGAAGACGGCTGGGCATTGA
- a CDS encoding aldo/keto reductase, giving the protein MSLPTLHNYHRPLGSTGFKVSPLGLGTVKLGRDQGVKYPTGFTIPGDDEARLLLAQARELGINLIDTAPAYGRSEERLGPLLRGQRDDWVIVSKVGEEFDNGQSHFDFSAAHTRRSVERSLRRLETDRIELVLVHSDGNDLAILEQQEVYQTLAELKQEGKILGFGLSGKTVAGGLKALEQGDCAMVTYNLNEQAERPVLDYAAEHGKAILVKKALASGHICLAPGVDPVQASFELLFAHPGVSSAIVGTINPLHLAHNVATVARILGQH; this is encoded by the coding sequence ATGAGCCTGCCCACCCTGCACAACTACCATCGCCCCTTGGGCAGCACCGGCTTCAAGGTTTCGCCGCTAGGCCTGGGCACAGTCAAGCTGGGCCGCGACCAGGGCGTGAAATACCCCACCGGCTTCACCATCCCCGGCGATGACGAAGCCCGCCTGCTGCTGGCCCAGGCCCGCGAGCTGGGCATCAACCTGATCGACACCGCCCCGGCCTACGGCCGCAGCGAAGAGCGCCTGGGCCCGCTATTGCGCGGCCAGCGCGATGACTGGGTGATCGTCAGCAAGGTTGGCGAAGAATTCGACAACGGCCAATCACACTTCGATTTCAGCGCCGCCCACACCCGCCGCTCGGTGGAGCGCAGCCTGCGGCGCCTGGAAACCGACCGCATCGAGCTGGTGCTGGTGCATTCCGACGGCAACGACCTGGCAATCCTCGAACAGCAGGAGGTCTACCAGACCCTGGCCGAGCTCAAGCAGGAGGGCAAGATCCTCGGCTTCGGCCTGTCCGGCAAAACCGTCGCCGGCGGCCTGAAGGCACTGGAGCAAGGCGACTGCGCCATGGTCACCTACAACCTCAACGAACAGGCAGAACGCCCGGTGCTGGACTACGCTGCCGAACACGGCAAGGCCATCCTGGTGAAGAAGGCCCTGGCCAGCGGGCATATCTGCCTGGCTCCGGGTGTCGACCCGGTGCAAGCCAGCTTCGAGCTGCTGTTCGCCCACCCGGGCGTCAGCAGTGCTATCGTCGGCACCATCAATCCGTTGCACCTGGCCCACAACGTGGCCACCGTCGCCCGTATCCTGGGCCAGCATTGA